The proteins below come from a single Nocardiopsis gilva YIM 90087 genomic window:
- the exaC gene encoding acetaldehyde dehydrogenase ExaC produces MTTYTAPGRHGSVIDFAPRYDNWIGGEWVKPVKGRYFENPTPVTGDVFTEVARSDADDIELALDAAHAAAPGWARTPAAERAKVLNRIADRIEQNLERLAVAETWENGKPVREALAADIPMAADHFRYFAGAIRAQEGTLSQIDEDTTAYHFHEPLGVVAQIIPWNFPLVLTAWKLAPALAAGNTAVLKPAEQTPSSVLVLMELIADLLPPGVVNVVNGFGVEAGKPLAANPRVRKVAFTGETTTGRLIMQYASENLIPVTLELGGKSPNIFFADVAARHDDFYDKALEGFTMFALNQGEVCTCPSRALIEGSIYDSFLGDALERTRNIKQGNPLDTETMVGAQASNDQLEKILSYIDIGKQEGAKVLTGGERLEMDGELAGGYYVAPTVFEGDNRMRIFQEEIFGPVVSVTRFEDYDAAIATANETLYGLGAGVWSRDATTAYRAGRAIQAGRVWVNNYHSYPAHAAFGGYKQSGIGRETHKMALDHYQQTKNMLVSYSDKAIGLF; encoded by the coding sequence ATGACGACCTACACCGCACCCGGCCGCCACGGCAGCGTCATCGACTTCGCCCCGCGCTACGACAACTGGATCGGTGGAGAGTGGGTGAAACCGGTCAAGGGGCGGTACTTCGAGAATCCGACACCGGTCACCGGGGACGTCTTCACCGAGGTCGCGCGCAGCGACGCCGACGACATCGAACTCGCCCTCGACGCCGCGCACGCCGCCGCGCCCGGCTGGGCCCGCACTCCGGCCGCCGAACGCGCCAAGGTGCTGAACCGCATCGCCGACCGGATCGAGCAGAACCTGGAGCGCCTCGCGGTCGCCGAGACGTGGGAGAACGGCAAACCCGTGCGGGAGGCGCTGGCCGCCGACATCCCGATGGCGGCCGACCACTTCCGGTATTTCGCCGGGGCGATCCGCGCGCAGGAGGGGACGCTCTCGCAGATCGACGAGGACACCACGGCCTACCACTTCCACGAACCGCTGGGTGTGGTCGCGCAGATCATCCCGTGGAACTTCCCGCTGGTGCTGACCGCCTGGAAGCTGGCGCCTGCACTGGCCGCGGGGAACACCGCGGTGCTCAAGCCCGCGGAGCAGACCCCGTCCTCGGTGCTGGTGCTCATGGAGCTGATCGCCGACCTGCTCCCGCCGGGCGTGGTGAACGTGGTCAACGGCTTCGGTGTGGAGGCGGGCAAGCCGCTGGCGGCCAACCCGAGGGTGCGCAAGGTGGCGTTCACGGGAGAGACGACCACCGGGCGCCTCATCATGCAGTACGCGAGCGAGAACCTGATCCCGGTCACCCTGGAGCTGGGCGGCAAGAGCCCCAACATCTTCTTCGCCGACGTCGCCGCCCGGCACGACGACTTCTACGACAAGGCTCTGGAAGGCTTCACCATGTTCGCCCTCAACCAGGGCGAGGTGTGCACGTGCCCGTCGCGCGCGCTCATCGAGGGGTCGATCTATGACTCCTTCCTCGGTGACGCGCTGGAGCGCACGCGCAACATCAAGCAGGGCAACCCGCTGGACACCGAGACGATGGTTGGGGCGCAGGCGAGCAACGACCAGCTGGAGAAGATCCTCTCCTACATCGACATCGGCAAGCAGGAGGGCGCGAAGGTCCTGACCGGCGGCGAGCGCTTGGAGATGGACGGTGAGCTGGCCGGCGGGTACTACGTCGCCCCGACCGTGTTCGAGGGCGACAACCGGATGCGGATTTTCCAGGAGGAGATCTTCGGCCCGGTGGTGTCGGTGACCCGCTTCGAGGACTACGACGCCGCGATCGCCACCGCCAACGAGACCCTGTACGGCCTGGGCGCCGGGGTGTGGAGCCGTGACGCCACCACGGCCTACCGCGCCGGACGCGCCATCCAGGCCGGACGGGTGTGGGTGAACAACTATCACTCCTACCCGGCCCACGCGGCCTTCGGCGGATACAAGCAGTCGGGCATCGGCCGCGAGACCCACAAGATGGCGCTGGACCACTACCAGCAGAC